One stretch of Girardinichthys multiradiatus isolate DD_20200921_A chromosome 2, DD_fGirMul_XY1, whole genome shotgun sequence DNA includes these proteins:
- the LOC124882907 gene encoding uncharacterized protein LOC124882907 isoform X5 produces the protein MVNSLVFLSFLHEDEFITRDDLNRVLDKGHAVYSDARRTYVNSVFLACDELPAVVKSRSHEYDVDMSQPAHYGTFDGTDHLMSIEQGLQCLTSEVHYALLVMLGTCIAVCRLSSGEYAYFDPHPRKSTGMPLPPGISGGKAVMLKFTRLNDMIDRIKCLYRMFSIAPDCTYELQPITFHNKNLAIQINATQATENRQTATCVETQTLDEPVHITTGQTQNIGNETLTTEVSTSMVDSPNETPNAEINHCLSDLESQILLSSVTEMQGTSHSVSHSVSHNDLNTDSCSTQKLSNKLLKRNKQERIKLRRRLLAAKTLPQRKENQKKKEKELYTSVESFRTKKKNSSRKSNDPDHREKKRLYKINLYKLNATYKEKQAEQMRREYRERAEVAEKKKEYVRQLYNESPLYRQKQKHRVNTTYRKSAELQYKKKQRIKQLYKDSPVFRLRQKQRIKQLYKDSPVFRLRHKQRIKQLYKDSPVFKQKQQDYIRNSYRMSAAFREKYKAHMRLYVSKLYKESDAFKQKKRSYITRRYGEDKFQQQHKKNMRERMKERYWKSYSFKQMHNINCAIKIKNKYRQMHRPAESFQCQPDSLINEAISLFRQNIKCAPSYVCTVCVKASFPNQVKICKRTNYSKHQAVAQQCLTGKFVHVCDEVCSDHCSFPVERKKEYICHTCHSSLKKGCMPRLAAANRLELKDIPAELCDLNILERHLIARCIPFAKIIPLPKGRQRLIRGSVVCVPSEVQETVNSLPRLRSESQVMRVKLKRRLCYKGHQLLQTVTWSKLIQALQKLKHIHPQYTDINIRDDALLCDPTLPDEDSCDDLGSDDYDDTDLMEIDRYEKDALCESENDIDKSSSDEEPAEQNLEEPESDLQNGGFALESCLQPVDISEEILCFSDNTYCVAPAERNNPISFFRTPHLEAMAFPVQFPTGQNTLDETRPLKLTPSAYFKSRLFNIDGRFAKDTNYLFFSQFVTEIHLANSSMMIQLRKGKTMTKDGRKITAGMLQSKTEVEKLVRNKDAIRFMQPLRGTPAYWEKTTRDLMSMLRQLGTPQFFVTFSAAEMRWPEVIEAIKRQQGEEVDFEALNWSEKCDILRSNPVTTMRMFDKRVEALFRDLLFSPAKPLGEIIDYFYRVEFQHRGSPHIHMLIWNTEKVDIEVDDDETVCNFVDKYVTAQLPNPEKQPELYKKVTELQKHSKNHTKTCFKSLNSGCRFGFPKPLATKTMIIRPDETADTEAAKDKLRPLMNLLNEPETASFTIEQILSRCNLTMFEYERCLQAINKKTVVILKRDPKDCWINNYNPHLLEAWDANIDVSFVVNAYSCIQYLTKYITKKESGLSDYLKTVIDNSDKNTVNECDEMRAVMQAYSKKREISAQECVTRVCGLKMKQCSRSVVFVPTDDIPIKISRPMRYLETVTDDSWNIWMTSLSDKYKCRPETPEFEEMSLADFAALCRFVSGPNEGKDVLPLLNQLGFVQKRKNNKPAIIRYYHCSEEKDPEQYYCRLMRLYLPHRSEQELKPPRFQTYQSFYNFGWVQRLCSDDCETVKSIVKRNKDKYEKNSDEIESAMEEYEQNRDNVIDEWCNLAPESDVVRLQCDENLTERHSDEENEQENVPDYSRHQSDAVTEVRAIRQQPAIDPAVLRTMYQNLNQKQACVFYAVRDWCIQRVCGLNPDPFFFYINGGAGTGKSHLIKCIHSEATKILSRMSTHAEEADISNPTVLLTSFTGTAAFSINGYTLHSLLKLPRSLRPPIQGLGNQLDEVRSELFNAEIIVIDEISMVSKPLFAYVDARLKQIKGTQRPFGGMSVLAVGDFYQLPPVRQSKPLCVYDPEHIDLWQEHFQMITLTEIMRQKDDVAFAQMLNRIRVKERSEELSQGDRDLLAQAVILPAECPIEVLHIFATNKNVEAHNTAMLEKLHSNIIKIDADDFQKDPRTGKMARRDKPYTGGRNDLPNSLKVAEGARVMLTRNLDTHNGLVNGAFGNLMKVVRSETDGHIIKLGLRMDNQQSVRNNRSGSAASDDLVYVERAEENLKFKGVVRRQFPVKLSFACAIHKTQGLTTQTCVVSLKNIFEPGMAYVALSRVTSLSGLYLLDLDEKKIYANPEVNAVLQSMRQASVEEMMPLLQILSIWTATPCSNATDMCPTQTFLRFRHHFLC, from the exons ATGGTTAACAGTTTGGTTTTCCTATCATTTCTCCATGAGGATGAATTTATTACCAGGGATGATCTTAACCGCGTGTTGGATAAAGGTCATGCTGTGTATTCAGACGCTAGACGGACATATGTGAACAGTGTGTTTCTAGCCTGCGATGAGCTTCCTGCCGTGGTTAAAAGCCGCAGTCATGAGTATGATGTGGACATGTCTCAGCCCGCTCATTATGGAACATTTGATGGTACAGATCACCTTATGAGCATTGAACAGGGACTACAGTGTTTGACATCAGAGGTTCACTATGCTTTACTAGTCATGTTGGGAACATGTATCGCAGTTTGCAGGCTGAGTTCGGGTGAATATGCATATTTTGACCCTCACCCCCGCAAGTCTACAGGAATGCCATTGCCTCCAGGTATTAGTGGTGGGAAAGCAGTTATGCTGAAATTCACACGTCTCAATGACATGATTGACAGGATCAAATGCTTGTACAGAATGTTTAGCATTGCCCCAGACTGCACTTATGAGCTACAGCCTATCacatttcacaataaaaattTAGCCATCcaaattaatgcaacacaagCTACAGAAAACAGACAAACTGCTACATGTGTTGAGACACAAACATTAGATGAACCTGTACATATAACTACTGGTCAGACACAAAACATTGGGAATGAAACTTTAACAACTGAAGTGTCAACATCCATGGTGGATTCTCCAAATGAGACACCCAATGCAGAGATAAACCATTGTCTGTCTGATTTAGAAAGTCAAATACTGTTATCCTCTGTGACAGAAATGCAGGGAACATCACACTCTGTTTCTCACTCTGTTTCTCACAATGATTTAAACACTGACTCTTGTTCAACCCAGAAACTCTCAaataaactgttgaaacgtaATAAACAGGAAAGGATAAAACTAAGGAGGAGGCTGTTGGCTGCAAAAACACTACCACAGAGAAAGgaaaatcagaaaaagaaagaaaaagagctgTACACATCTGTTGAAAGTTttagaacaaagaaaaagaacTCCAGTAGAAAGTCTAATGATCCTGAtcacagagagaaaaagaggcTGTACAAAATTAACCTCTATAAATTAAATGCTacatacaaagaaaaacaggcagagCAAATGAGACGGGAATATAGAGAAAGAGCTGAAgttgcagagaaaaaaaaggaatatgTCAGACAACTGTATAATGAAAGTCCTTTGTATAGGCAAAAGCAAAAACACCGTGTTAATACTACATATAGGAAGTCTGCTGAACTGCAATACAAGAAGAAACAGAGGATTAAACAACTCTACAAAGATTCTCCAGTATTTAGActgagacagaaacagaggatTAAACAACTCTACAAAGATTCTCCAGTATTTAGACTGAGACACAAACAGAGGATTAAACAACTCTACAAAGATTCTCCAGTATTTAAACAGAAACAGCAAGACTATATCAGAAATAGTTACCGAATGAGTGCTGCATTCCGAGAAAAATATAAAGCTCACATGAGGTTGTATGTATCTAAGTTATATAAAGAAAGTGATgcgtttaaacagaaaaaaaggtcTTACATCACTAGACGCTATGGAGAAGACAAATTTCAGCAACAACACAAGAAAAATATGagagaaagaatgaaagaaagataCTGGAAAAGTTATTCTTTTAAACAAATGCATAATATCAACTGTGCtataaagattaaaaataaatatcgtCAAATGCATCGACCAGCTGAAAGCTTCCAATGTCAGCCAGATAGCTTAATTAATGAGGCCATTTCACTTTTCagacaaaacattaaatgtgcaccatcttatgtttgtactgtttgtgTAAAAGCGTCTTTCCCTAATCAGGTGAAAATCTGCAAGAGGACAAATTATTCAAAGCATCAAGCTGTAGCACAGCAATGTCTAACTGGGAAATTTGTTCATGTTTGTGATGAAGTATGTAGTGATCACTGCAGCTTTCCTGTTGAGAGAAAAAAGGAGTATATCTGTCACACATGTCATTCTTCTCTTAAAAAGGGATGTATGCCGAGGCTTGCTGCAGCAAATAGATTAGAACTCAAGGATATTCCAGCTGAACTGTGTGATCTGAACATTTTGGAGAGACATCTGATTGCCAGATGCATACCATTTGCTAAGATTATCCCACTTCCAAAGGGCAGACAAAGACTCATACGTGGTAGTGTGGTGTGTGTTCCATCTGAGGTCCAAGAAACGGTTAACAGTTTACCCAGACTAAGAAGTGAGTCCCAGGTCATGAGAGTCAAACTGAAAAGACGGTTGTGCTACAAAGGTCATCAGCTGTTGCAGACGGTCACCTGGTCTAAACTGATCCAAGCATtgcaaaaactaaaacacattCATCCACAGTACACGGATATTAATATCAGAGATGATGCATTACTTTGTGATCCAACATTACCTGATGAGGACAGTTGTGATGATTTGGGAAGTGATGATTATGATGATACCGATTTAATGGAAATTGACAGGTATGAAAAAGATGCTCTGTGTGAAAGTGAAAATGATATTGACAAGTCATCCAGTGATGAAGAACCAGCGGAACAAAACCTAGAGGAACCAGAAAGTGATCTGCAGAATGGAGGTTTTGCTTTAGAAAGTTGCTTGCAGCCTGTAGACATTTCAGAAGAAATTCTGTGTTTCAGTGATAACACATATTGTGTTGCTCCTGCTGAAAGAAACAATCCCATTAGTTTTTTCAGAACTCCTCATTTGGAAGCCATGGCATTTCCTGTGCAGTTTCCTACAGGTCAGAACACACTGGATGAAACGAGACCTCTTAAACTTACACCAAGTGCTTACTTCAAATCAAGGCTTTTCAACATTGATGGGAGATTTGCTAAAGATACGAATTACCTGTTTTTCTCACAGTTTGTGACTGAAATACACTTGGCAAATTCCAGCATGATGATACAGCTAAGAAAAGGTAAAACTATGACCAAAGATGGACGGAAAATAACAGCAGGAATGTTACAAAGTAAGACAGAAGTTGAGAAGCTGGTTAGAAATAAAGATGCAATCAGATTCATGCAGCCACTCAGAGGAACTCCTGCTTACTGGGAGAAAACGACTCGAGACCTGATGAGCATGCTACGCCAGCTTGGAACTCCCCAATTTTTTGTTACGTTCTCTGCTGCTGAGATGCGATGGCCTGAAGTGATTGAGGCAATAAAGAGACAGCAAGGTGAAGAGGTTGATTTTGAAGCACTTAACTGGTCAGAAAAGTGTGACATTTTAAGATCAAATCCAGTAACCACTATGAGAATGTTTGATAAGCGTGTTGAGGCTTTGTTTAGAGATTTGCTGTTTTCACCCGCAAAGCCACTTGGAGAAATTATTGATTACTTCTACAGAGTTGAGTTCCAGCACAGAGGTTCCCCTCATATTCACATGCTGATATGGAATACTGAAAAGGTAGACATAGAAGTGGATGATGATGAAACTGTTTGCAATTTTGTAGACAAATATGTCACAGCTCAACTACCTAACCCAGAAAAGCAACCTGAACTGTACAAGAAAGTCACTGAACTccagaaacacagcaaaaaccacacaaagacatgttttaaaagcttGAATTCTGGTTGCAGGTTTGGGTTTCCAAAACCACTAGCTACAAAAACAATGATTATCAGGCCCGATGAGACGGCAGACACTGAAGCTGCAAAGGATAAACTCAGACCATTGATGAACCTGCTGAATGAACCTGAAACTGCTTCCTTCACTATAGAGCAGATCCTGTCACGATGCAACTTGACAATGTTTGAATATGAACGATGCCTCCAAgccataaacaaaaaaactgttgtaaTTCTGAAACGTGACCCAAAAGACTGTTGGATCAACAATTATAACCCACACCTGCTTGAAGCCTGGGATGCTAACATTGATGTTTCCTTTGTAGTAAATGCTTATTCTTGTATTCAATATCTCACAAAATACATAACTAAGAAAGAAAGTGGGCTTTCTGACTACTTGAAGACAGTTATTGATAACTCTGACAAGAACACAGTCAATGAATGCGATGAAATGAGAGCTGTGATGCAGGCTtactcaaaaaagagagaaatcaGTGCCCAGGAATGTGTAACTCGAGTCTGtggtttaaaaatgaaacaatgttCCCGCAGTGTTGTATTTGTACCAACAGATGATATTCCAATAAAAATCAGTCGGCCCATGAGGTATCTTGAAACCGTAACAGATGACAGTTGGAATATTTGGATGACAAGTTTGAgtgataaatacaaatgcaggcctGAGACACCAGAATTTGAGGAAATGTCGCTTGCTGATTTTGCTGCCCTGTGCCGGTTTGTGAGTGGTCCAAATGAAGGAAAAGATGTTCTTCCTCTGCTAAACCAGCTTGGATTTGTACAAAAGCGAAAGAATAACAAACCAGCTATAATCAGATATTACCACTGTTCAGAGGAAAAGGATCCAGAGCAATATTATTGCCGTTTGATGAGACTTTACCTTCCACACAGATCAGAGCAGGAACTGAAACCACCAAGGTTCCAAACCTATCAGTCCTTCTACAACTTTGGTTGGGTACAACGTCTATGTTCAGACGACTGTGAGACTGTGAAAAGCATTGTCAAGAGAAACAAAGATAAGTATGAGAAAAATTCAGACGAGATTGAGAGTGCAATGGAAGAATATGAACAAAACAGAGACAATGTGATAGATGAATGGTGTAATCTGGCTCCTGAATCCGATGTTGTGAGGTTACAGTGTGATGAGAATCTTACTGAGAGACATTCTGATGAGGAAAATGAACAGGAAAATGTCCCTGACTACAGTCGTCATCAGTCTGATGCCGTAACAGAAGTCAGAGCCATCAGACAACAACCTGCAATTGATCCAGCTGTGTTACGCACAATGTACCAGAACCTGAACCAGAAGCAGGCCTGTGTGTTCTATGCTGTTAGAGACTGGTGTATTCAGCGTGTTTGTGGTTTGAACCCAGATCCATTTTTCTTCTATATCAACGGTGGTGCAGGAACTGGAAAGTCACATTTGATCAAATGTATTCACTCTGAGGCAACAAAGATCCTGAGCAGAATGTCTACTCATGCAGAGGAGGCTGACATATCAAATCCAACTGTCTTATTGACTTCATTTACTGGAACAGCAGCTTTTTCTATCAATGGCTACACGTTGCATTCGTTGCTCAAACTACCCAGGAGTCTAAGACCACCGATTCAGGGACTTGGTAATCAACTGGATGAAGTCAGATCTGAGCTTTTCAATGCAGAAATTATTGTTATTGATGAGATTTCCATGGTTTCAAAGCCCCTTTTTGCTTATGTAGATGCAAGACTGAAGCAAATTAAAGGCACTCAGAGACCTTttggtggaatgtctgttttagCTGTTGGAGATTTTTACCAGCTGCCACCAGTGCGACAGTCTAAACCTCTCTGTGTGTATGATCCAGAACACATTGACCTATGGCAggaacattttcagatgatcACACTTACTGAAATCATGCGTCAGAAAGATGATGTTGCCTTTGCACAGATGTTGAACAGGATACGTGTAAAAGAAAGATCAGAGGAGCTTTCTCAGGGTGACAGAGATTTATTAGCACAAGCTGTGATATTACCAGCAGAATGTCCAATTGAGGTCTTACACATATTTGCAACCAACAAGAACGTGGAAGCCCATAACACAGCTATGCTTGAGAAGCTTCATTCAAACATTATCAAAATTGATGCAGACGATTTCCAAAAGGATCCTCGAACGGGTAAAATGGCACGAAGGGACAAACCATATACAGGTGGGCGAAATGATTTACCTAATTCCCTGAAAGTTGCTGAAGGAGCCCGAGTCATGCTAACCAGAAACCTAGACACACATAACGGTTTGGTCAATGGTGCTTTTGGTAACCTGATGAAAGTGGTAAGATCTGAAACTGATGGACACATAATTAAACTTGGGCTTAGAATGGACAACCAGCAATCTGTGAGAAACAACCGCAGTGGTAGTGCAGCATCTGATGATCTGGTTTATGTTGAGAGAGCTGAGGAAAATCTGAAATTTAAAGGTGTGGTACGCAGACAGTTTCCTGTAAAGCTATCATTTGCCTGCGCAATTCACAAAACCCAGGGTCTCACAACACAGACATGTGTAGTCTCactgaagaacatttttgaACCTGGTATGGCTTATGTTGCTCTCAGCAGGGTGACCTCTCTTAGTGGACTGTATTTACTGGACTTGGATGAAAAGAAGATCTATGCCAATCCTGAAGTTAATGCAGTGCTCCAGTCCATGAGACAAGCCAGTGTTGAAGAAATGATGCCTCTTCTTCAG ATACTCTCCATTTGGACAGCTACACCATGTTCAAACGCAACAGACATGTGTCCTACACAAACTTTCCTCAG GTTCAGGCACCATTTCTTGTGCTGA